One Halostagnicola kamekurae DNA segment encodes these proteins:
- a CDS encoding 50S ribosomal protein L39e translates to MGKKSKGKKKRLAKLENQNSRVPSWVMLKTDMNVQRNPKRRNWRRSDTDE, encoded by the coding sequence ATGGGTAAAAAATCGAAGGGCAAGAAAAAACGTCTCGCCAAACTCGAGAACCAGAACAGTCGCGTTCCGTCCTGGGTCATGCTCAAGACCGACATGAACGTCCAGCGAAACCCCAAGCGGCGCAACTGGCGGCGTAGCGATACCGACGAGTAA
- a CDS encoding AEC family transporter, with the protein MEVVGRLLGLLALLLVGTGLRTSGVLDTGRTARLNAVAYYVALPALIFISTYDRAIGDLLSATLLVGSLFVLFATVGLAWLVHRNRDSRPRQSVAIVQSYHSNLGYLGLPLVVATFDADVAAIASVVLGIVSLTQVPLTVLILVSVTGSETRIVREFAGLFTNPVLLALLAGLGVGSSSATVPPLAVSVLDIVGAFALPLALLCVGASLEIDLPEIDFGASGSVVALKIVCMPLLAWLVFSVLSVDEATFTATVVMFGTPTAVSTFVFANELGGDEQFASLNVFVTTLVSIASLFVLITLVS; encoded by the coding sequence ATGGAAGTCGTCGGACGGCTGCTGGGACTGCTCGCATTGTTGCTGGTCGGAACCGGCTTGCGGACCAGCGGCGTCCTCGATACGGGCAGGACCGCGCGGCTGAACGCCGTCGCCTACTACGTCGCGCTCCCGGCGCTGATCTTCATCTCGACGTACGACCGGGCGATCGGCGACCTGCTCTCGGCGACGCTGCTCGTCGGCTCGCTGTTCGTCCTGTTCGCGACAGTCGGGCTCGCCTGGCTCGTCCACCGGAACCGCGACTCGAGGCCGCGCCAGAGCGTCGCGATCGTCCAGTCGTATCACTCCAACCTGGGGTATCTCGGACTGCCGCTCGTGGTCGCGACCTTCGACGCCGACGTGGCAGCTATCGCCAGCGTCGTCCTCGGGATCGTCTCGCTGACGCAGGTGCCGCTTACGGTCCTCATCCTCGTGTCGGTCACCGGGTCGGAGACGCGGATCGTCCGGGAGTTTGCCGGCCTGTTCACGAATCCGGTGCTTCTCGCGTTGCTCGCGGGACTCGGCGTCGGTTCCTCCTCGGCCACCGTCCCCCCACTCGCCGTGAGCGTCCTCGATATCGTCGGCGCGTTCGCGCTTCCGCTCGCGTTACTGTGTGTCGGGGCGTCCCTCGAGATCGACCTGCCCGAGATCGATTTCGGCGCGTCCGGCTCGGTCGTTGCCCTCAAAATCGTCTGCATGCCGCTGCTCGCGTGGCTGGTCTTCTCGGTGCTTTCGGTCGACGAGGCGACGTTCACCGCGACGGTCGTCATGTTCGGGACGCCGACGGCCGTCTCGACGTTCGTCTTCGCGAACGAACTCGGCGGCGACGAACAGTTCGCCTCGCTGAACGTGTTCGTGACGACGCTCGTCTCCATCGCGAGCCTGTTCGTGCTGATCACGCTGGTCAGCTAA
- a CDS encoding magnesium transporter: protein MESSRTALESWDVHRIVRNMFPLLVLLTVIVLIAGITLEDARGLLDEYGVLAVMVPTMVGMGGNLGAILSSRLSTRLHLGTAEFDPRDRELWANVLAVIALGSTVFTTLAVGAWLIGRVIDSEMALGVLLAISLSSGLAIAVVAIVCSFAATYASFRLGIDPDDTTIPVVTNVVDVFGMLIFIGISSVVLSP from the coding sequence ATGGAGTCCTCGAGGACTGCACTCGAGTCGTGGGACGTCCACCGCATCGTCAGGAACATGTTTCCGCTGTTGGTCCTGCTGACCGTGATCGTGCTGATCGCGGGTATCACGCTCGAGGACGCCCGGGGGCTGCTCGACGAGTACGGGGTACTCGCCGTGATGGTGCCGACGATGGTCGGCATGGGCGGTAACCTCGGCGCGATCTTGAGTTCCCGGCTCTCGACGCGGCTGCACCTGGGAACTGCGGAGTTCGACCCGCGAGACCGCGAGCTGTGGGCGAACGTGCTGGCGGTGATCGCACTCGGCTCGACGGTGTTTACCACGCTCGCAGTCGGCGCGTGGCTCATCGGACGGGTGATCGACTCCGAGATGGCGCTGGGCGTGTTGCTCGCCATCTCGCTCTCGAGCGGCCTCGCGATCGCCGTCGTCGCGATCGTCTGTAGCTTCGCCGCGACGTACGCCTCGTTTCGCCTCGGAATCGATCCCGACGACACGACGATTCCGGTCGTCACGAACGTCGTCGACGTCTTCGGAATGCTCATCTTCATCGGCATCTCCTCCGTCGTGCTGTCGCCGTAA
- the rpl18a gene encoding 50S ribosomal protein L18Ae, translated as MSEFNVSGRFKNRDGYASFETTIDAENENVAREHVLSQIGSRHGVKRTGIELEEVSQR; from the coding sequence ATGAGTGAATTCAACGTCAGCGGTCGATTCAAGAACCGGGATGGCTACGCGTCGTTCGAGACGACGATCGACGCCGAGAACGAGAACGTCGCCCGCGAGCACGTCCTCTCCCAGATCGGGAGCCGACACGGCGTCAAGCGCACGGGTATCGAACTCGAGGAGGTATCCCAGCGATGA
- the ftsY gene encoding signal recognition particle-docking protein FtsY, which produces MFDNLKEKLGSFRKDAEAAAEENAETVEDSDAAAEPDESDESLEAADDASGESDDASPPLETDEESERVDAEATPGSRTDTAEAAAGDASTDRSPEGGSQPEAVADSASAPDGASPSESASTAVERSSPSGTGGVTAGTAADDPATAEADAAAVEESDDDEPDEDEESNSTGFGRKAKSLVRGKFVIEEDDLEEPLQELELALLSSDVEMGVAEEILDNIRDELVGETRTFTTSTGDVVEEALRDAIYDVISVGQFDFDERIAVEDKPLVIIFTGVNGVGKTTSIAKLDRYLEERGFSSVMANGDTYRAGANEQIREHAEARDTKLIAHDQGGDPAAVLYDAVEYAEAHDIDVVLGDTAGRLHTDEGLMDQLEKIDRVVGPDMTLFVDEAVAGQDAVNRAREFNDAAEIDGAILTKADADSNGGAAISVAHVTGKPIVFLGVGQEYDDLERFDPEEMADRLLEDE; this is translated from the coding sequence ATGTTCGATAACCTGAAAGAGAAACTCGGGAGCTTCCGGAAAGACGCCGAAGCGGCCGCCGAGGAGAACGCCGAGACGGTCGAGGACTCCGACGCGGCTGCGGAGCCGGACGAGTCCGACGAGTCGCTCGAGGCGGCCGACGACGCATCCGGCGAGTCCGACGACGCGTCCCCGCCGCTCGAGACGGACGAGGAGAGCGAGCGCGTCGACGCGGAGGCGACCCCGGGATCACGAACAGATACCGCCGAAGCGGCCGCGGGCGACGCGTCGACCGATCGATCGCCCGAGGGAGGGTCACAGCCCGAGGCCGTCGCCGATTCCGCGAGCGCGCCAGATGGCGCCTCGCCGAGCGAATCGGCGTCGACGGCGGTCGAACGCTCGTCTCCGTCGGGGACGGGTGGCGTGACGGCTGGAACGGCCGCCGACGACCCGGCGACGGCGGAGGCTGACGCGGCGGCTGTCGAGGAGTCCGACGACGACGAACCGGACGAAGACGAGGAGAGCAACTCGACCGGCTTCGGTCGCAAGGCCAAGTCGCTCGTCCGCGGGAAGTTCGTCATCGAGGAGGACGACCTCGAGGAGCCGTTACAGGAACTCGAACTGGCGCTGCTCTCGAGCGACGTCGAGATGGGCGTCGCAGAGGAGATCCTCGACAACATCCGCGACGAACTGGTCGGCGAGACGCGGACGTTTACGACCTCGACGGGCGACGTCGTCGAGGAAGCCCTGCGCGATGCGATCTACGACGTCATCAGCGTCGGCCAGTTCGATTTCGACGAGCGCATCGCCGTCGAGGACAAACCGCTCGTCATCATCTTCACCGGCGTCAACGGCGTCGGCAAGACGACGTCGATCGCGAAACTCGACCGATACCTCGAGGAGCGGGGCTTCTCGAGCGTGATGGCAAACGGCGACACCTATCGTGCGGGTGCCAACGAGCAGATCCGCGAACACGCCGAGGCCCGCGACACCAAACTGATCGCCCACGATCAGGGCGGCGACCCCGCCGCGGTGTTGTACGACGCGGTGGAGTACGCCGAAGCACACGACATCGACGTCGTCCTCGGCGATACGGCGGGTCGGCTCCACACCGACGAGGGGCTGATGGACCAACTCGAGAAGATCGACCGCGTCGTCGGTCCCGACATGACCCTGTTCGTCGACGAGGCCGTCGCCGGACAGGACGCGGTCAACCGCGCTCGAGAGTTCAACGATGCCGCCGAAATCGACGGGGCGATCCTGACGAAAGCCGACGCCGACTCCAACGGCGGCGCGGCGATTTCGGTCGCCCACGTCACCGGAAAGCCGATCGTCTTCCTCGGCGTCGGCCAGGAGTACGACGACTTAGAGCGGTTCGATCCCGAGGAGATGGCGGATCGGCTGCTCGAGGACGAGTGA
- the pfdA gene encoding prefoldin subunit alpha: MSSQQELQQLSQQIQELDEQIEALEANVESIQQEKTEVDEAIEAVETLETDSVVQVPLGGGAYVRATVEDIDEVIVELGADYAAEFEQEGAVDTLENKKENLDDEIDEVNAQISELEAESTQLEQQAQQMQQQAMQQQMQQMQGQQGQGPDE; this comes from the coding sequence ATGAGTAGTCAACAGGAACTCCAGCAGCTCTCCCAGCAGATTCAGGAGCTCGACGAGCAGATCGAAGCCCTCGAGGCGAACGTCGAGTCGATTCAACAGGAGAAGACCGAAGTCGACGAGGCCATCGAAGCCGTCGAGACACTCGAGACGGACTCGGTCGTGCAGGTTCCACTCGGCGGCGGCGCGTACGTCCGCGCGACGGTCGAAGACATCGACGAAGTGATCGTCGAACTCGGCGCTGACTACGCGGCCGAGTTCGAGCAGGAGGGCGCCGTCGACACGCTCGAGAACAAAAAGGAGAACCTCGACGACGAGATCGACGAGGTCAACGCGCAGATCTCCGAACTCGAAGCCGAGAGCACGCAGCTCGAACAGCAGGCTCAGCAGATGCAACAGCAAGCGATGCAACAGCAGATGCAGCAGATGCAGGGTCAGCAGGGTCAAGGTCCTGACGAATAA
- a CDS encoding translation initiation factor IF-6, which produces MRRASFTGSSYIGVFARATDSCLLVRPDADDDTVDGLADELEVDPVRTTVGGASTVGALATGNENGLLVSTRVLEYEREELEDAVDVPVAELPGSINAAGNVVLTNDYGAYVHPDLSRDAIRVVKDTLEVPVERGDLAGVRTVGTAGVANNTGVLCHPKATDAELDSLEEALDVRADVGTINYGAPLVGSGLLANDSGYAVGEDTTGPELGRIEDALGYID; this is translated from the coding sequence TTGCGACGCGCTTCCTTCACCGGATCGTCTTACATCGGCGTCTTCGCCCGCGCGACCGACTCGTGTCTGCTCGTCCGGCCCGACGCCGACGACGACACCGTCGACGGGCTCGCGGACGAACTCGAGGTCGATCCGGTACGGACGACCGTCGGCGGTGCCTCGACGGTCGGGGCGCTCGCGACGGGCAACGAAAACGGTCTGCTCGTCAGCACGCGCGTTCTCGAGTACGAACGCGAGGAACTCGAGGACGCCGTCGACGTTCCCGTCGCGGAGCTTCCGGGGAGTATCAACGCCGCCGGCAACGTCGTGCTGACAAACGATTACGGCGCGTACGTGCATCCGGACCTCTCGCGCGATGCGATTCGGGTCGTCAAAGACACCCTCGAGGTGCCGGTCGAACGCGGCGACCTCGCGGGCGTTCGGACGGTCGGCACCGCGGGCGTCGCGAACAACACGGGCGTGCTCTGTCACCCGAAGGCGACGGACGCGGAACTCGACTCACTCGAGGAGGCACTCGACGTCCGAGCGGACGTCGGGACGATCAACTACGGCGCGCCGCTGGTCGGTTCGGGGCTGCTCGCCAACGACTCGGGCTACGCCGTCGGCGAGGATACGACGGGCCCCGAACTCGGTCGGATCGAAGACGCGCTCGGCTACATCGATTGA
- a CDS encoding magnesium transporter translates to MSVRGDVWSIYRESLPVLFVALAGGLFAGLVLDSMVEQAERFPGLLVMVPVFLATRGNVYGALGGRISSGLHQGLIEPRFDWNDRLVNAVIASFVNGIGISVVIGVVTWLALALLNWEAATLLEFVGIMLISGVLTSFVMIFGLLALIFVGYTHGYDPDNLVGPIVTTLGDVFGMLFLLFAIAVVEVIA, encoded by the coding sequence ATGAGTGTCCGCGGCGACGTCTGGTCGATTTACCGTGAATCGCTCCCCGTTCTGTTCGTCGCCCTCGCCGGCGGCCTGTTCGCCGGACTGGTCCTCGATAGCATGGTCGAACAGGCCGAGCGGTTTCCGGGACTGCTCGTGATGGTCCCCGTCTTTCTGGCCACGCGGGGGAACGTCTACGGCGCGCTCGGCGGCCGCATCTCGAGTGGGCTCCACCAGGGGCTGATCGAACCGCGCTTCGACTGGAACGACAGACTGGTCAACGCCGTCATCGCCTCGTTCGTCAACGGGATCGGAATCTCGGTCGTAATCGGCGTCGTCACCTGGCTCGCGCTCGCGCTCTTGAACTGGGAGGCCGCGACCCTCCTCGAGTTCGTCGGGATCATGCTCATTTCGGGCGTGCTAACCTCGTTCGTCATGATATTCGGGCTGCTGGCGCTGATATTCGTCGGGTACACGCACGGCTACGATCCCGACAACCTCGTGGGACCGATCGTCACCACGCTCGGCGACGTCTTCGGCATGCTGTTCTTGCTGTTCGCGATCGCCGTCGTCGAGGTGATCGCCTGA
- a CDS encoding 50S ribosomal protein L31e: MSATDFDERVVTVPLRDVKKGANHEAAGRAMTIVREHLAKHFAVDEDAVRLDPSINEAVWADGRANPPRKLRVRAARFDEDGEVVVEAEVAE; encoded by the coding sequence ATGAGTGCAACTGATTTCGACGAACGTGTCGTTACCGTCCCGCTGCGCGACGTCAAGAAGGGCGCGAACCACGAAGCCGCCGGTCGCGCGATGACCATCGTCCGCGAACACCTCGCGAAACACTTCGCGGTCGACGAGGACGCCGTTCGACTCGACCCCTCGATCAACGAGGCCGTCTGGGCCGACGGTCGGGCGAACCCGCCGCGAAAGCTTCGCGTTCGGGCCGCTCGGTTCGACGAGGACGGCGAGGTCGTCGTCGAGGCCGAGGTCGCCGAGTAA
- a CDS encoding potassium channel family protein: MDPFEGEASSRPVEYEPVSVKDVLVEMKDTAELLIDLSYSAVLHRNEALATEVLELEQRMDVLELRARMSLMMAVRSPDEAEQLAPVLGIVSATGLISDAAGDIAKIVLEDIRLPEAMRTALPEALEMLVRGVVDPDSEYAGRTLADIDLESETGVRVIALRRGDEWLLNPGPETRIEADDVAFCRGPEPSIGDVFGRLTGETYDPPVIDAPTIDDLERAVDTIVHMKNLSELAVDLAYSSVLFDSEALAEEVRNLEVEVDAMESRFEAWTLQAAADADDPVSLRGLIHLGSATEVISDAAVDISEGVLRDIDVHPVVHLAVQESDEILTRVELEAGSDLDGTSVTAGVPDVEATMSVIAIRRPDEGWLLVGDADIELRGGDVLISKGTRTAASTFEDLATA; encoded by the coding sequence ATGGATCCGTTCGAGGGCGAGGCGTCGTCGCGGCCCGTCGAGTACGAGCCGGTGAGCGTCAAAGACGTCTTGGTCGAGATGAAAGACACCGCGGAGCTGCTGATCGATCTCTCGTACTCGGCGGTGTTACACCGAAACGAAGCGCTCGCGACGGAAGTGCTCGAGTTAGAACAGCGGATGGACGTCCTCGAGCTTCGCGCGCGGATGAGCCTGATGATGGCCGTTCGCAGCCCCGACGAGGCCGAACAGCTCGCACCAGTGCTCGGAATCGTCTCCGCGACGGGGCTGATCAGCGACGCTGCCGGCGATATCGCGAAGATAGTCCTCGAGGACATCCGCCTCCCCGAGGCGATGCGAACTGCCCTCCCGGAGGCCCTCGAGATGCTCGTGCGGGGCGTCGTCGACCCCGATTCGGAGTACGCGGGGCGAACGCTCGCGGACATCGACCTCGAGTCCGAGACCGGCGTGCGGGTCATCGCGCTCCGGCGCGGCGACGAGTGGCTGCTCAATCCGGGACCCGAGACGCGAATCGAGGCCGACGACGTCGCGTTCTGTCGCGGCCCCGAGCCGTCGATCGGCGACGTATTCGGTCGGCTGACGGGCGAGACGTACGATCCGCCGGTGATCGACGCGCCGACGATCGACGACTTAGAGCGCGCCGTGGACACGATCGTCCACATGAAGAACCTCTCGGAGCTGGCGGTCGATCTAGCCTACAGCAGCGTCCTCTTCGACAGCGAAGCGCTCGCCGAGGAGGTCCGCAACCTCGAGGTCGAGGTCGACGCCATGGAGTCGCGGTTCGAGGCCTGGACCCTTCAGGCCGCCGCCGACGCCGACGACCCCGTCTCGCTGCGAGGGTTGATCCACCTCGGTAGCGCGACGGAGGTCATCAGCGACGCCGCGGTCGACATCAGTGAAGGCGTCCTCAGGGATATCGACGTTCATCCGGTCGTCCACCTGGCGGTTCAGGAGAGCGACGAGATACTGACTCGAGTGGAACTCGAGGCGGGGAGCGACCTCGACGGCACGTCCGTTACGGCGGGCGTCCCCGACGTCGAGGCGACGATGTCGGTGATCGCGATTCGCCGACCTGACGAAGGCTGGTTGCTCGTCGGCGACGCCGATATCGAACTCCGCGGCGGAGACGTCCTGATCTCGAAGGGGACCAGAACGGCCGCGAGCACGTTCGAGGATCTGGCGACGGCCTGA